One window of Bacteroides sp. AN502(2024) genomic DNA carries:
- a CDS encoding C2 family cysteine protease, producing MKISQIRLIGTSIKKKFFFLFVLFIPVYFTGCSSDDDGGGNGGEDSNGKTPVSYVLGSGNTNMPSSGTIVAEYADAPVGSEIKGLVDDNADTKYVTYHSSFRITWNGNSSKAMTAYSLTSAADTPEMDPKAWTLYGSNDNKTWTILDVQDNQIFAARKEEKNYEVDNATAYRYYQLLVEANNGGTATQIAEWKLVAMRSYTENINDLISSKGSSTFSAITPMGKQHENDLEATAADLKWLADPMEEPEPFGDNGKKMAWNTFNVVSLYPNGSPALSDVNQRWVGDCCACAVFASMAYLYPRFIKHIIKDNKDKTYTVTMYDPTGKQIPVGVGGDYFIGNSGDLGALGGRNKEVTWATILEKAMMKWRQVYLGSSNIGGIGTEYVSAIFTGDGESVGFGAGALIAEDLQRAVEVSLKQGRLVIGGFTRSGEQVDENWQTTSGHAYTFILPDDGSHLFKMRNPWGGTTDGVMKVKNDNRIPPMIDLRICAPGAAKNYGVGPDLGGYIPNF from the coding sequence ATGAAGATATCTCAAATAAGATTGATCGGTACGAGCATAAAGAAGAAATTCTTTTTTCTTTTTGTCTTATTCATTCCTGTCTATTTTACCGGTTGTTCATCTGACGACGATGGAGGAGGCAATGGAGGAGAAGACTCGAACGGAAAAACTCCGGTTTCTTATGTACTCGGTTCGGGAAATACTAACATGCCGTCTAGTGGTACAATTGTTGCTGAATATGCGGATGCTCCTGTTGGTTCGGAGATTAAGGGTTTGGTAGATGATAATGCTGATACGAAGTATGTCACTTACCATAGCAGTTTCCGTATCACTTGGAACGGGAACAGCAGTAAGGCCATGACTGCATATTCTCTGACATCTGCTGCTGATACACCTGAAATGGATCCGAAAGCATGGACACTTTACGGATCGAATGATAATAAGACGTGGACGATATTGGATGTACAGGATAACCAAATTTTTGCAGCGAGAAAAGAAGAAAAAAACTACGAGGTAGATAATGCAACTGCCTATCGTTATTACCAACTTCTTGTGGAAGCAAACAATGGTGGTACTGCTACGCAAATAGCCGAATGGAAGTTGGTGGCTATGCGTTCATATACAGAAAACATTAATGACTTGATTTCCAGTAAAGGATCCAGCACGTTTAGCGCTATTACTCCAATGGGTAAACAGCATGAAAATGATTTGGAGGCTACGGCAGCGGATTTGAAATGGCTTGCTGATCCTATGGAAGAACCGGAACCATTTGGAGACAACGGAAAGAAGATGGCTTGGAATACATTTAATGTAGTATCGCTTTATCCAAATGGAAGTCCCGCTTTGTCTGATGTAAATCAACGTTGGGTGGGCGATTGTTGTGCATGTGCAGTGTTTGCTTCGATGGCCTATCTTTATCCTCGCTTCATTAAGCATATTATTAAGGATAATAAAGACAAGACATATACGGTTACTATGTATGATCCGACAGGAAAGCAAATACCTGTGGGTGTCGGTGGAGATTATTTTATCGGTAACAGTGGTGATTTAGGTGCATTAGGTGGAAGAAATAAGGAAGTTACTTGGGCTACGATACTTGAAAAGGCGATGATGAAGTGGCGTCAGGTTTATTTGGGCAGTTCTAATATCGGAGGTATCGGTACGGAATATGTATCTGCAATCTTTACCGGTGATGGAGAGAGCGTAGGCTTTGGCGCAGGTGCATTAATTGCTGAAGACTTGCAACGTGCTGTAGAAGTATCACTTAAACAAGGTCGTTTGGTTATTGGTGGTTTCACAAGAAGTGGTGAACAGGTGGACGAAAACTGGCAGACTACTAGTGGACATGCGTATACATTTATTTTGCCGGATGATGGCTCTCATCTATTCAAGATGCGTAATCCTTGGGGAGGAACTACTGACGGAGTCATGAAAGTGAAAAATGATAACCGGATTCCGCCGATGATTGATTTGCGTATTTGTGCACCGGGAGCAGCCAAAAATTATGGTGTAGGACCAGACTTGGGAGGATATATTCCTAATTTTTAA
- a CDS encoding RagB/SusD family nutrient uptake outer membrane protein, translating to MKNIFKIGTLALFLAVGFSSCNDFFDAIPGQQYDLEDTFTNRSKTEQFLNNVYNYVPDETLERSARNTMSGIWTTGSLECKLSWDGNNGSEWASGATYAGSSWINFWYIEYYKGISRASTFIMNVDRCLEASAAQRKQWKAQARALRAFYYFMIFRSYGPFVILGEEPIPLDISTSELLKERNSVDECVDFMVGEFDAAANDLPDRYDGSNLGRIDRAVCKAFKAKMLLYAASPLFNCNADYAGIVNPESGKQLFPQDKSQEKAKWEAARDAYQEFFNEYGSTFSLYTEKTADGKIDFYESYRKVTSGVFYGIENKEQIFIRLADHDMRAYETTPYHKGYDDNGSALRGGLGYGVPQEMVDLYFTKDGRRIVDDEDYKEYNGVPSSEYLGWPTDYKDAVVNTRTYFKANSNKTLKQWANREPRFYTNITFNGSTWLKTDTPRGEVTTELTFNGNSGYANANWDAPYTGYGMRKMAPKEGRSGANRHCATLLRLADMYLGYAETLSACGQRAEAIKYVNKIRARAGIPGYGAAGTTDDNGFECIPYEDTRDGVDKRIRRERLIELMFEWNHFFDVRRWKVANMAVGDDWIYPSYHRGGEGGAIHGMAFRSDAPAFFEKVVVETRTFLPKHYLFPIPDEDVRRNPKMVQNFGWTAE from the coding sequence ATGAAAAATATATTTAAGATAGGAACTTTGGCACTGTTTTTGGCAGTCGGATTTAGTTCATGCAATGACTTTTTTGATGCAATCCCCGGTCAGCAATATGATTTGGAGGATACGTTTACCAATCGCTCAAAAACAGAACAGTTTTTGAATAATGTGTATAACTATGTACCCGATGAAACACTTGAACGTAGTGCAAGAAATACAATGTCGGGAATCTGGACGACCGGATCGTTAGAATGTAAACTTTCATGGGATGGAAATAATGGTAGCGAGTGGGCTTCTGGAGCTACTTATGCAGGTTCTTCATGGATTAACTTCTGGTATATTGAGTATTACAAAGGTATCTCTCGCGCTAGTACGTTTATAATGAATGTAGATCGTTGTCTGGAAGCTTCGGCTGCACAACGCAAACAATGGAAGGCGCAAGCCAGAGCGTTGCGTGCTTTCTATTATTTCATGATTTTCCGTTCTTATGGTCCGTTTGTGATTTTGGGAGAAGAACCTATACCGTTGGATATTTCAACAAGTGAACTGTTGAAGGAACGTAATTCGGTAGACGAGTGTGTGGATTTCATGGTAGGGGAATTTGATGCTGCTGCAAATGATCTCCCTGATAGATATGATGGTTCTAACTTGGGGCGTATAGACAGAGCTGTTTGTAAAGCTTTTAAAGCGAAAATGTTGTTGTATGCAGCAAGTCCGTTGTTTAATTGTAATGCAGATTATGCCGGTATCGTTAATCCGGAAAGTGGTAAACAGCTTTTCCCACAAGATAAATCACAGGAAAAGGCAAAGTGGGAGGCTGCACGCGATGCTTATCAGGAGTTTTTCAATGAATATGGAAGCACTTTCTCTCTGTATACGGAAAAGACTGCTGATGGAAAGATTGATTTTTATGAATCATACAGGAAAGTAACATCAGGGGTGTTTTATGGTATCGAGAACAAGGAACAGATCTTTATTCGGTTGGCAGATCATGATATGCGTGCTTATGAAACCACACCTTATCATAAAGGATATGATGATAACGGTAGTGCTTTGAGAGGTGGTTTGGGATATGGCGTACCTCAAGAGATGGTGGATTTGTATTTTACGAAAGACGGTCGTAGAATTGTGGATGATGAGGACTATAAAGAGTATAATGGGGTACCTTCCAGTGAGTATTTGGGTTGGCCTACAGATTATAAGGATGCTGTCGTGAATACTAGAACTTATTTCAAAGCCAATTCAAATAAGACATTGAAACAATGGGCTAATCGCGAACCGCGTTTCTATACAAATATCACATTTAATGGTTCTACTTGGTTGAAGACGGATACTCCGCGTGGAGAGGTAACGACAGAGCTAACTTTTAACGGTAATTCCGGTTATGCGAATGCTAATTGGGATGCGCCTTATACGGGTTATGGTATGCGTAAAATGGCACCGAAAGAAGGACGTAGTGGGGCTAATAGACATTGTGCTACTTTGCTTCGTTTGGCCGATATGTATTTGGGATATGCTGAAACATTGAGTGCATGTGGACAACGTGCTGAAGCCATCAAATATGTGAATAAAATACGTGCCCGTGCTGGTATCCCGGGGTATGGTGCAGCAGGTACAACAGATGATAACGGATTTGAATGCATCCCTTATGAAGATACACGTGATGGAGTGGACAAACGTATCCGTCGTGAACGTTTGATCGAGCTGATGTTTGAATGGAATCACTTCTTTGATGTGCGTCGTTGGAAAGTGGCCAATATGGCTGTTGGTGATGACTGGATTTATCCTAGCTATCACAGAGGGGGAGAAGGTGGAGCTATTCATGGTATGGCATTCCGATCAGATGCTCCTGCATTCTTTGAGAAAGTTGTGGTGGAGACACGTACATTCTTACCTAAACATTATCTTTTCCCGATTCCGGACGAAGATGTACGTCGTAATCCGAAGATGGTACAAAATTTTGGATGGACAGCGGAGTAA
- a CDS encoding GH92 family glycosyl hydrolase, producing MNRKNFFSLSLALLLGASAFAQKTPVDYVNPLMGTDSKISLSNGNTYPAIALPWGMNFWMPQTGKMGDGWAYTYDSDKIRGFKQTHQPSPWINDYGQFSIMPMTGRLKIDQEQRACWFSHKAEKATPYYYSVYLSEYNVTTEIAPTERCAYFRFTFPETKDAYVVIDAFDRGSYVKVIPEENKIIGYTTRNSGGVPQNFKNYFVIEFDKPFTFNKVWADYHLVEKHLELQSNHVGAAIGFATKKGEQVHAKVASSFISPEQAELNLKEIGNKTFEQTKEAGRKVWNDVLGRIKIEDSDENRMRTFYSCLYRSVLFPRMFYEVNGKGETVHYSPYNGEVRLGYLFTDTGFWDTFRCLFPFVNLVYPSMGEKMQEGLLNTYLESGFFPEWASPGHRGCMIGNNSASVVADAFMKNITKADAEKMYEGLLTGANSVHPRVSTTGRRGYEYYNKLGYVPYDVKINENAARTLEYAYDDWCIYRMGEKLGRPAEELEVYKKRSQNYRNLFDPETKLMRGKNADGTFQKPFNPFKWGDAFTEGNSWHYTWSVFHDVQGLIDLMGGKKMFVSMLDSVFSLPPVFDDSYYGGVIHEIREMEIANMGNYAHGNQPIQHMIYLYNYAGEPWKAQYWLREVMNRLYFATPDGYCGDEDNGQTSAWYVFTALGLYPVCPGSNEYVVGTPCFKKATITLENGKKLEISAPKNSDENRYIRSLSYNGKNYTKNYLNHFDLLKGGRLLFNMDNKPNMERGVNESDYPYSFSRD from the coding sequence ATGAACAGAAAGAATTTTTTTTCTCTCTCTCTTGCGCTTTTGTTGGGCGCTTCCGCGTTTGCGCAAAAAACTCCGGTAGATTATGTGAATCCCTTAATGGGAACCGATTCTAAGATTTCGTTATCCAATGGGAATACATACCCCGCTATCGCACTGCCGTGGGGTATGAACTTCTGGATGCCGCAAACCGGTAAAATGGGGGATGGCTGGGCATATACTTATGATTCTGACAAAATCAGAGGCTTCAAACAAACTCACCAGCCCAGCCCCTGGATCAATGACTACGGTCAGTTCTCCATCATGCCGATGACCGGACGATTAAAGATTGACCAGGAACAGCGTGCCTGTTGGTTCTCGCATAAGGCAGAGAAGGCAACTCCTTATTATTATAGCGTATATCTGTCAGAATATAACGTGACAACGGAAATTGCTCCGACAGAACGTTGTGCTTATTTTCGTTTTACTTTTCCCGAAACGAAGGATGCTTATGTTGTCATTGATGCTTTCGATCGCGGTTCTTACGTGAAAGTGATTCCCGAAGAAAATAAAATCATCGGTTATACGACACGCAACAGTGGTGGTGTTCCTCAAAACTTCAAGAATTACTTTGTAATAGAGTTTGATAAACCCTTCACGTTCAATAAAGTTTGGGCAGATTATCATCTGGTGGAAAAACACTTGGAATTACAATCCAATCATGTAGGTGCAGCCATCGGTTTTGCAACGAAAAAAGGTGAGCAGGTACATGCCAAAGTGGCTTCTTCTTTTATAAGTCCGGAGCAGGCGGAACTGAACCTGAAAGAAATAGGCAATAAGACTTTCGAACAGACAAAAGAAGCCGGACGCAAAGTCTGGAATGATGTGTTAGGGCGTATCAAGATAGAGGATAGCGATGAGAACCGTATGCGTACCTTCTATTCTTGTTTGTATCGTTCCGTACTTTTCCCCCGTATGTTTTACGAGGTAAATGGCAAAGGTGAGACTGTGCACTATAGCCCTTATAACGGTGAAGTCCGTTTGGGTTATCTGTTTACAGATACCGGATTTTGGGATACTTTCCGTTGCTTGTTCCCATTTGTTAATCTGGTATATCCTTCCATGGGAGAGAAAATGCAAGAAGGCTTGTTGAATACTTATCTTGAAAGTGGCTTCTTTCCGGAATGGGCAAGTCCGGGACATAGAGGATGTATGATTGGCAATAACTCTGCTTCGGTAGTGGCGGACGCTTTTATGAAGAATATCACTAAAGCAGATGCCGAAAAAATGTATGAAGGACTGTTGACAGGAGCCAATAGCGTGCATCCACGGGTTTCTACTACCGGACGTCGTGGGTATGAATATTACAATAAACTGGGGTATGTGCCTTATGATGTAAAAATCAATGAGAACGCAGCCCGTACATTGGAATATGCGTATGATGACTGGTGTATCTACCGTATGGGAGAGAAGCTGGGACGTCCTGCCGAGGAACTGGAAGTTTATAAAAAAAGAAGTCAGAACTATCGCAACCTGTTTGATCCGGAAACGAAACTGATGCGTGGAAAGAATGCCGATGGTACATTTCAGAAACCTTTCAATCCTTTCAAATGGGGTGATGCATTTACTGAAGGGAATAGCTGGCACTATACTTGGTCGGTATTCCATGATGTACAGGGATTGATCGACTTGATGGGGGGTAAGAAGATGTTTGTCAGTATGCTTGATTCCGTATTCAGTCTTCCGCCGGTATTCGATGATAGTTACTACGGTGGGGTAATCCATGAAATCCGCGAAATGGAAATTGCCAACATGGGGAATTACGCGCATGGTAACCAGCCTATCCAACACATGATTTATTTGTATAATTATGCCGGCGAACCTTGGAAAGCACAATACTGGTTGCGTGAGGTGATGAACCGCCTGTATTTTGCTACTCCCGATGGTTATTGCGGTGATGAGGATAACGGACAAACTTCTGCTTGGTATGTCTTTACGGCATTAGGCCTCTATCCGGTATGTCCGGGCAGCAATGAATATGTGGTGGGAACTCCCTGTTTTAAGAAGGCAACTATTACATTGGAAAATGGAAAGAAGCTGGAAATCTCTGCTCCCAAGAATAGTGATGAAAATCGTTATATCCGTTCATTAAGCTATAATGGAAAGAATTATACGAAGAACTATTTGAACCATTTTGATTTATTAAAAGGTGGGCGGCTACTATTTAATATGGATAACAAACCTAATATGGAAAGAGGAGTGAATGAATCAGATTATCCGTATTCTTTCTCTCGTGACTAA
- a CDS encoding glycosyltransferase family 32 protein: MAGIPRIIHQIWSGIENPLPEKFRALGETWKEHHPDWKYELWDHGRINTFILDFYPQYWNVYQNFKYNIQRWDAIRYLILDKIGGIYADFDTECLKSLDPFLKDKECCFSVEPQEHAAVLGLPLLINNAIMMSVPNHAFMKRIIIEVFERNFDASYSHRNLEILDTTGPLMLTRTFERYGKGSNVFLMPAENISPFTQQDTMDYLNNRNMDILENKLEKAYAIHYF; this comes from the coding sequence ATGGCTGGAATACCTCGAATTATACATCAAATTTGGTCTGGTATTGAAAATCCGCTACCGGAAAAGTTCAGGGCATTGGGAGAAACATGGAAAGAGCATCATCCGGATTGGAAATATGAACTTTGGGATCATGGGAGAATAAATACTTTCATTCTGGATTTTTATCCTCAATATTGGAATGTTTACCAGAACTTTAAATACAATATTCAACGTTGGGATGCTATACGCTATTTAATTCTTGACAAGATAGGAGGAATATATGCAGATTTCGATACGGAATGTTTGAAATCTCTTGACCCTTTTCTTAAAGATAAAGAATGTTGTTTTTCGGTGGAGCCACAAGAGCATGCTGCTGTTTTGGGACTTCCACTACTTATAAATAACGCAATAATGATGTCTGTACCCAATCATGCCTTTATGAAGAGAATCATCATTGAAGTTTTTGAACGAAATTTCGATGCGTCTTATTCACATCGGAATTTAGAAATATTGGATACAACCGGGCCATTGATGCTGACGAGAACATTTGAGAGATATGGCAAAGGAAGTAACGTGTTCCTGATGCCTGCAGAGAATATTTCGCCTTTTACTCAACAGGATACCATGGATTATTTAAATAATCGCAATATGGATATTTTGGAGAATAAATTAGAAAAGGCGTATGCCATTCATTATTTTTGA
- a CDS encoding TIGR04157 family glycosyltransferase — protein MKKRKVYIFNSASRAANYGIGTYINQLTSYLKNSDIDFDIIYLNGEGREVAVTEEKGYRQILISAARYRSVKEAGYYYRNVAYLLDEYIIQSKDTQCIFHLNFMTNPLLVSALKRRYNCKIILVCHYTNWSFSLLGDEKRLLTIVKESAQRKSLADKLNYNELKEDIRMIRKCDRFVCVAEHTLNTFLKVSDIEKTKCQIINNALKDDYKELDTTQKRVLRAKWWIADHRKVILFVGRLDEIKGVSPLIKAFKKILQSHSDIHLILVGDGNYNPLLAEAFECCTRITFTGRLSKKKIQELYQIADIGVVPSIHEEFGLVAIEMMMYKLPVVVGNTGGLSEIIKDNITGLKVPIITFKRKRTISYQVLSAKIALLLEDERYASEIAENGRKEFLEKYEISLFRNKMLTLYNSL, from the coding sequence ATGAAAAAGAGAAAAGTTTATATATTCAATAGTGCCAGCAGAGCGGCAAATTATGGGATAGGCACATATATTAATCAGTTAACTTCATATTTAAAGAACTCTGACATTGATTTCGATATCATATATTTAAATGGAGAAGGGAGAGAGGTGGCTGTTACGGAGGAAAAAGGGTATCGCCAAATATTGATATCTGCCGCTCGCTATAGAAGCGTCAAAGAAGCCGGATATTATTATAGGAATGTAGCCTATTTGTTGGATGAGTATATCATTCAAAGTAAGGATACGCAATGTATATTTCACCTAAACTTCATGACAAACCCTCTTTTGGTATCTGCTTTAAAAAGAAGATATAACTGTAAGATAATTTTGGTTTGCCATTATACGAATTGGAGTTTCTCTTTACTTGGAGATGAAAAAAGATTATTAACCATAGTAAAAGAGAGTGCACAAAGAAAGAGTCTTGCCGATAAACTAAATTATAATGAATTGAAAGAAGACATCAGAATGATCCGGAAATGTGACCGTTTTGTTTGTGTTGCCGAACATACTTTAAATACATTTCTAAAAGTAAGTGACATAGAAAAAACAAAATGCCAAATTATAAATAATGCATTGAAGGACGACTACAAGGAACTTGACACTACTCAAAAACGAGTTTTGAGAGCCAAATGGTGGATAGCTGATCACAGAAAAGTTATATTGTTTGTCGGACGTCTGGATGAGATCAAAGGCGTCAGTCCTCTTATCAAGGCTTTTAAAAAGATACTTCAATCTCATTCCGATATTCATTTAATATTAGTGGGAGATGGGAATTATAATCCATTGCTCGCTGAAGCTTTCGAATGTTGTACTCGGATAACATTTACCGGCCGACTCAGTAAAAAAAAGATTCAAGAGTTGTATCAAATAGCGGATATAGGAGTGGTCCCTTCCATTCACGAAGAATTTGGATTGGTAGCAATAGAGATGATGATGTATAAGTTGCCGGTTGTTGTAGGAAATACAGGAGGATTATCGGAAATAATTAAGGATAATATAACCGGACTCAAAGTACCTATAATAACATTCAAAAGAAAAAGAACTATATCTTATCAAGTCTTATCTGCAAAAATAGCATTATTGCTGGAAGATGAACGATACGCATCGGAGATAGCGGAAAACGGGCGAAAAGAATTTCTTGAGAAATATGAAATATCTTTGTTTAGAAATAAAATGCTAACCTTATATAATAGTTTATAG
- a CDS encoding SusC/RagA family TonB-linked outer membrane protein: MSLFRMEKHHMKSLWLLAVLIAFSTTVCAQGTSVTGRVSDEKGELLIGVSVQEKGTSNGTITDTNGQYNLKLSSKNPILVVSYIGYKSQEVKVAKQKVLDVVLVEDISALDEVVVVAYGHQRKVSVVGAQSSMKIEDIKMPTANLSSAIVGRLPGVVAVQRTGEPGHDDSDLWIRGISTLTGQNSKPLVLVDGVERSFNNIDPEDIESFTVLKDASATAVYGVRGANGVILIKTKPGKVGKPQFSVDYYEGFVTLTKKPEMADAFTYMDAANEAYMDTKGSMLYSQQYIEATKKAHGLLPNDNPLMFNPYLYPNVNWMDELFNDWGHNRRVNVSVRGGVPNATYYVSLSYYNEKGLTRTAEMENYDANIRYDRYNYTANLNLKPTETTTVDLGFNGFLSMGNYPQQSTSALFASAMEINPVYLPLMMPDGSIPGISTNGDLRNPYADLTRRGYKNESRNQLNSNIRLTQDLGFWKWSKGLTVSAMLAFDVHNSRDLKYNKREDTYNFAGTKDENGLWNDDVFDENGDYRYALTYTGHKDLAFEQSASDSRSTYFEASLNYDRSWGLHRIGGLLLYNQKIYRSSSDNLVGSLPYKQQGLAARVTYSWNDRYFFEANAGYNGSENFSPDKRFGFFPAFGIGWAVSNESWWTPLQDVVSYLKVRYTDGLVGTDAVTGRRFMYLDQMASVDGYRFGDQNNGVGGWGFSKYGANVGWSTSRKQDLGVDLKFLKDNLSLTFDFFKEHRKDIFITRRVIPDYSGFVEMPYANLGVVDNKGFEATLEYTQQLGKQSFLTVRGNFSWNEDKIIENDDPLVRYPWLEKRGTNVNGRWGWIAEGLFTSEEEIMDHAKQFGEGYPGQISKVGDIKYKDLNGDGVINDDDQCLIGQGDVPKIYYGFGADLQLGDFSIGALFAGNAKADRCLGGNAIYPFNDGSGITNLFANITDRWSADDPTNQDVFYPRLHHGNNANQNNMKTSTWWQKDVSFLRLKQLTIAYQLPKKLINRSFLKSARIYLMGTNLLTFSKFKLWDPELNTNNGTSYPNVRTYSVGVNVSF, encoded by the coding sequence ATGAGTTTGTTCAGAATGGAAAAACATCACATGAAGTCGTTGTGGCTATTGGCAGTCTTGATAGCTTTTAGTACAACGGTGTGTGCACAAGGCACTTCGGTTACAGGACGTGTCTCTGACGAAAAAGGGGAGTTGCTCATAGGAGTGAGTGTTCAGGAAAAAGGTACTTCCAATGGTACTATTACTGATACCAATGGGCAGTATAATCTTAAGTTATCTTCTAAAAATCCTATTTTGGTAGTTTCTTATATAGGATATAAGTCTCAGGAAGTAAAGGTTGCTAAGCAGAAAGTGCTTGATGTAGTTTTAGTAGAAGATATCTCTGCTTTGGATGAGGTAGTGGTCGTGGCTTATGGGCATCAGCGTAAGGTATCAGTAGTTGGAGCGCAGTCTTCAATGAAGATAGAGGACATAAAGATGCCGACAGCCAATTTGTCTTCTGCCATTGTCGGTCGTTTACCGGGGGTAGTGGCTGTACAACGTACAGGAGAGCCGGGACACGATGATTCGGATCTTTGGATTCGCGGTATTTCTACATTGACTGGTCAAAATTCTAAGCCTTTGGTATTGGTGGACGGTGTAGAACGCAGTTTCAACAATATTGATCCTGAAGATATTGAATCATTTACAGTTTTGAAAGATGCCTCTGCTACAGCTGTATATGGGGTGCGTGGTGCTAATGGGGTAATTTTGATTAAAACTAAACCGGGGAAAGTAGGGAAACCTCAGTTTTCAGTCGATTACTATGAAGGTTTTGTGACATTGACTAAAAAACCGGAAATGGCAGATGCTTTTACCTATATGGATGCGGCTAACGAAGCTTATATGGATACCAAAGGCAGTATGTTGTATTCGCAGCAATACATTGAAGCCACAAAGAAAGCCCATGGCTTGCTGCCGAACGATAATCCGCTAATGTTCAATCCCTATCTATATCCAAATGTGAATTGGATGGACGAATTGTTTAATGACTGGGGACACAATCGTCGTGTAAATGTTAGTGTACGTGGTGGTGTGCCCAATGCTACTTACTACGTTTCATTAAGCTATTATAATGAAAAAGGTCTGACACGTACTGCTGAAATGGAAAATTATGATGCTAATATACGCTACGACCGCTATAATTACACAGCTAACTTAAATTTGAAGCCGACGGAAACAACTACTGTTGATTTGGGTTTTAACGGTTTTCTTTCTATGGGTAATTATCCTCAACAGTCTACCAGCGCATTGTTTGCGTCAGCTATGGAAATCAATCCGGTGTATTTGCCGTTGATGATGCCTGATGGTTCCATACCTGGAATTTCTACCAATGGTGATCTTCGCAATCCGTATGCAGATTTGACTCGTCGTGGTTATAAGAATGAATCAAGAAATCAGTTGAACTCCAACATTCGTTTGACACAAGATCTTGGCTTTTGGAAATGGAGTAAAGGACTCACCGTTTCTGCCATGTTGGCTTTCGACGTGCATAACAGTCGTGATCTAAAATACAACAAGCGTGAAGATACATATAACTTTGCTGGAACCAAAGATGAAAACGGGTTATGGAATGACGATGTATTTGATGAAAACGGTGATTATCGTTATGCGTTGACATATACCGGACATAAGGATTTGGCTTTCGAACAAAGTGCTTCTGATTCCAGAAGTACCTATTTTGAGGCATCTTTAAATTATGACCGTTCTTGGGGATTGCATCGTATAGGTGGACTCTTGTTATATAATCAGAAAATTTATCGTTCAAGTTCCGATAATCTGGTAGGCTCTTTACCTTATAAACAACAAGGTCTAGCTGCTCGTGTCACTTATTCCTGGAATGACCGCTATTTCTTTGAAGCAAATGCCGGATACAATGGTTCCGAGAATTTTAGTCCCGACAAACGTTTCGGTTTCTTCCCTGCATTTGGTATTGGTTGGGCTGTCTCTAATGAATCTTGGTGGACACCTTTGCAAGATGTTGTTTCTTATTTAAAGGTACGCTATACAGATGGTTTGGTAGGTACGGACGCTGTGACGGGACGTCGTTTTATGTATCTCGATCAGATGGCTAGTGTAGATGGTTATCGTTTTGGCGACCAAAATAATGGTGTTGGTGGTTGGGGATTCAGTAAATATGGAGCTAATGTAGGTTGGTCTACTTCTCGTAAGCAAGATTTGGGTGTTGATTTAAAATTCCTCAAAGACAATCTTTCATTGACTTTTGATTTCTTTAAAGAACATCGTAAGGATATCTTTATTACTCGACGTGTTATTCCTGATTATTCAGGATTTGTAGAAATGCCTTATGCTAATTTGGGAGTGGTAGACAATAAAGGATTTGAAGCTACATTAGAATATACCCAACAACTCGGTAAACAAAGTTTCTTGACTGTTCGCGGAAATTTCTCATGGAATGAGGATAAAATCATTGAAAACGATGATCCTCTTGTACGGTATCCATGGTTGGAAAAGAGAGGAACAAACGTAAACGGACGCTGGGGATGGATTGCTGAAGGATTGTTCACCAGTGAAGAAGAAATTATGGACCACGCCAAGCAGTTTGGCGAAGGATATCCGGGACAGATTTCTAAAGTAGGCGACATTAAATATAAAGATTTGAACGGTGACGGAGTGATTAACGATGATGACCAATGTTTGATAGGACAGGGAGATGTGCCTAAAATTTATTATGGTTTCGGTGCAGATTTGCAACTAGGTGATTTCTCTATTGGAGCACTCTTTGCCGGTAATGCCAAGGCGGATCGCTGTTTGGGAGGCAATGCCATTTATCCTTTTAACGATGGTTCGGGTATTACTAACTTGTTTGCGAACATTACCGATAGATGGTCTGCCGATGACCCGACTAATCAGGATGTATTTTATCCGCGTCTGCATCATGGAAATAATGCTAATCAGAATAATATGAAAACTAGTACATGGTGGCAGAAAGATGTCAGTTTCCTGCGTCTGAAACAGTTGACAATCGCCTATCAACTTCCAAAGAAATTGATTAACCGGTCATTTTTGAAGAGTGCGCGTATTTATTTGATGGGAACTAATTTGCTGACATTCTCTAAATTTAAGTTGTGGGATCCGGAGTTGAATACCAATAATGGTACATCTTATCCGAATGTACGCACATATTCAGTGGGTGTGAATGTGAGTTTTTAA